A single region of the Leptothrix cholodnii SP-6 genome encodes:
- a CDS encoding TPM domain-containing protein, with protein MARTPWQRLVRFVRHLWSDPADVPRRLGRDTIDHVQAQVRASEGRHHGEIRVCIEAGLPLADLWRNASARERAVELFGELGVWDTEANNGVLIYLLLADRAIEIVADRGLDRQVGAAQWQAIVAQMHDAFQAGRFDAGLQAAVAAVDHLLATHFPRGEGAADVNELPDAPVLR; from the coding sequence ATGGCACGCACCCCGTGGCAGCGCCTCGTGCGCTTCGTTCGACACCTCTGGAGCGACCCCGCCGACGTGCCGCGCCGCCTCGGCCGCGACACGATCGACCACGTGCAGGCGCAGGTGCGCGCCAGCGAAGGCCGCCACCACGGCGAGATCCGCGTCTGCATCGAGGCCGGCCTGCCGCTGGCCGACCTGTGGCGCAACGCCAGCGCCCGCGAGCGCGCCGTCGAGCTGTTCGGCGAACTCGGTGTCTGGGACACCGAGGCCAACAACGGCGTGCTGATCTACCTGCTGCTGGCCGACCGCGCGATCGAGATCGTGGCCGATCGGGGCCTCGACCGGCAGGTCGGCGCGGCGCAGTGGCAGGCCATCGTGGCGCAGATGCACGACGCCTTTCAGGCCGGCCGGTTCGACGCCGGCCTGCAGGCGGCGGTGGCGGCGGTCGATCACCTGCTGGCCACGCATTTCCCGCGCGGCGAAGGCGCTGCCGACGTCAACGAGCTGCCCGACGCGCCGGTGCTGCGCTGA